In Planctomycetia bacterium, one DNA window encodes the following:
- a CDS encoding SDR family oxidoreductase — protein MTIVENNNASHAPVILVTGATGYIGGRLVPRLLEAGYRVRCLVRDARKLASRTWSGDPRVDVIECDAGSVEEVARAMRGCEAAYYLIHSMLAAGPAYRRVDRELAESFARAARDAGLARIIYLGGLGETGEGLSEHLSSRREVEMALASTGVPVTVMRAAMIIGSGSASFEILRYLVERLPVMVTPRWVNTRCQPIAVRDVLHYLVACLKAPATVGRTLDIGGPDILTYRALMDIMSDALGLRRRKVIPVPVLTPRLSSLWIHLVTPISHRIARPLAEGLRNRVVCRNHDVLGLLPHDCMGVGDAINAALGKRSRAEIESAWSDAGPIPGDADWAGGKVFIDQRCVEIAATPDTVFDVVCRLGGDHGYFAADWLWRLRGFMDRLIGGPGLRRGRRHPARLTFGEAVDFWRVTKIETGHLLELRAEMRLPGVATLTFEVIPRGEGGSELIQTARFKPRGLAGIAYWYAVAPLHGIVFQGMLNGIKAAATRASSLHTVLMDERTDSRHRPLAAVG, from the coding sequence ATGACGATCGTCGAGAACAACAATGCATCCCATGCCCCCGTGATCCTTGTGACCGGTGCGACCGGTTACATCGGGGGGCGACTCGTCCCGCGCCTGCTGGAGGCGGGGTATCGCGTTCGATGTCTCGTGCGCGATGCGCGGAAACTTGCTTCGCGCACGTGGTCCGGCGATCCGAGGGTGGACGTCATCGAGTGCGACGCGGGGTCCGTCGAAGAAGTCGCCCGTGCGATGCGCGGCTGCGAGGCTGCGTATTACCTCATCCACTCCATGTTGGCTGCGGGGCCGGCCTATCGGCGGGTTGATCGGGAGCTGGCGGAGTCGTTCGCCCGCGCGGCGCGCGATGCCGGACTTGCTCGAATCATTTATCTCGGCGGGCTGGGTGAAACGGGGGAGGGGCTTAGCGAGCATTTGTCATCGCGGCGCGAAGTGGAAATGGCCCTCGCTTCGACCGGCGTGCCGGTGACCGTGATGCGCGCGGCCATGATCATCGGATCCGGCTCCGCCTCGTTTGAGATTTTGCGCTACCTCGTGGAGCGGCTTCCGGTGATGGTGACGCCGCGCTGGGTGAACACGCGTTGTCAGCCCATCGCCGTGCGGGATGTTCTGCATTATCTGGTGGCTTGTTTGAAAGCGCCGGCGACGGTCGGTCGAACCCTCGACATCGGCGGCCCGGACATCCTGACCTATCGGGCGTTGATGGACATCATGAGCGACGCGCTCGGACTTCGCCGCCGCAAGGTCATACCGGTTCCCGTCCTGACGCCGCGATTAAGCTCGCTTTGGATTCATCTGGTCACACCGATCAGCCATCGGATCGCGCGGCCGCTGGCCGAAGGGCTTCGCAATCGGGTTGTTTGCCGCAACCACGATGTTCTGGGTCTTCTGCCCCACGATTGCATGGGTGTCGGTGATGCCATAAATGCGGCACTCGGCAAGCGAAGCCGGGCCGAGATCGAGTCGGCGTGGAGCGACGCCGGACCGATTCCCGGGGACGCCGACTGGGCGGGCGGGAAGGTGTTCATCGATCAGCGTTGTGTAGAAATCGCGGCAACCCCGGACACGGTGTTCGATGTCGTGTGTCGATTGGGCGGTGACCACGGTTACTTCGCGGCGGACTGGCTGTGGCGCCTTCGCGGGTTCATGGATCGCCTGATCGGCGGCCCGGGCCTGCGCCGCGGTCGACGACACCCGGCGCGGCTGACGTTCGGCGAGGCCGTGGATTTCTGGCGCGTGACAAAGATCGAAACGGGTCATCTCCTCGAGTTGCGAGCGGAAATGCGCCTGCCAGGGGTCGCGACGCTCACGTTTGAAGTGATCCCGCGGGGAGAAGGCGGAAGCGAGCTGATTCAGACCGCTCGATTCAAACCGCGCGGTCTGGCGGGAATCGCTTACTGGTACGCGGTGGCGCCGTTGCATGGGATCGTCTTTCAGGGCATGTTGAACGGGATCAAAGCAGCAGCCACCCGGGCTTCATCGCTGCACACGGTGCTGATGGACGAGAGGACGGATTCACGCCATCGGCCGCTTGCGGCGGTGGGCTGA
- a CDS encoding response regulator — MLIVDDNAQNLELLEAYLEELPGARVLTATSGQDALAKVASDKPDLLLLDIMMPKMSGFEVCKKIKADPATQDIPVILVTALHEMGDQERGVEMGADDFLTKPVNRVDLIARIQAQLAKRFAGPVN, encoded by the coding sequence ATTCTGATCGTCGATGACAACGCGCAGAACCTCGAACTGCTCGAAGCCTATCTGGAGGAATTACCCGGTGCGCGCGTGCTGACCGCGACGAGCGGGCAGGACGCGCTGGCCAAGGTCGCGTCCGACAAGCCCGACCTCCTGCTTCTGGACATCATGATGCCGAAGATGAGTGGCTTTGAAGTCTGCAAGAAGATCAAGGCTGATCCGGCGACGCAGGACATTCCCGTCATTCTCGTGACCGCGCTGCATGAAATGGGGGATCAGGAGCGCGGCGTGGAAATGGGAGCGGACGATTTTCTGACCAAGCCCGTCAATCGCGTCGATCTCATCGCGCGGATCCAAGCCCAACTGGCGAAGCGCTTCGCCGGCCCGGTGAACTAG
- a CDS encoding DUF378 domain-containing protein codes for MKVFDVIAAVLLVVGGLNWGLVGVAQFDLVAALLGAGSVLSNIVYSLVGAAALYQAIGLRGIQKRWNVGRTPALA; via the coding sequence ATGAAAGTGTTCGATGTGATCGCGGCGGTGTTGCTGGTAGTGGGCGGCTTGAACTGGGGTCTGGTCGGCGTGGCGCAATTTGATCTGGTCGCCGCGCTGCTGGGCGCCGGCTCGGTGTTGTCCAATATCGTTTATTCGCTGGTCGGCGCGGCGGCGCTGTATCAGGCGATTGGCCTGCGCGGGATTCAAAAGCGCTGGAACGTGGGCCGCACGCCCGCGCTGGCGTGA
- a CDS encoding SRPBCC family protein, which produces MPEQYHSYRLVRRQRLALPVEAVFPFFADPHNLEFLTPPWMNFRIETPSPIAMAAGTRIQYTIRWRGLPMSWLTEIVEWVPGRRFVDQQIRGPYRRWHHTHAFEPEGDATIMEDIVEYALPLGPIGRLAHALVVRRDVHRIFDFRAQRIAEWVEAQCSESASRAVHQGGVSRARASTAP; this is translated from the coding sequence ATGCCCGAGCAATACCATTCGTATCGGTTGGTTCGTCGACAGCGGTTGGCGCTGCCGGTTGAAGCGGTATTTCCCTTCTTTGCAGATCCGCACAATCTTGAATTCCTGACGCCGCCCTGGATGAACTTTCGCATCGAGACCCCTTCGCCGATCGCGATGGCGGCCGGCACGAGGATTCAATACACCATTCGCTGGCGCGGACTGCCCATGAGCTGGCTCACCGAGATTGTCGAATGGGTACCGGGTCGTCGCTTTGTCGACCAGCAGATTCGAGGGCCCTATCGCCGTTGGCATCACACCCATGCATTTGAGCCGGAAGGGGATGCGACGATTATGGAGGACATCGTCGAGTATGCCCTGCCGCTTGGGCCGATCGGCCGGCTGGCGCATGCATTGGTGGTGCGCCGCGACGTGCACCGAATCTTTGACTTTCGGGCACAGCGGATCGCGGAGTGGGTCGAGGCGCAGTGCTCGGAATCGGCAAGCCGGGCGGTGCATCAGGGCGGCGTTTCGCGCGCCAGGGCCTCGACGGCTCCCTGA
- a CDS encoding lipocalin family protein, whose protein sequence is MDLRLLGGMVSVMLGLGSLSGCQLFTPGPPLETVASVDIARYMGTWYEIAKYPNGFEQGCFGVTAEYTLRDDGTVRVVNVCRNADGTRNERSIEGFATVADPATNSKLTVYFFFPFGAPYWIIDLDEDYQYAVVGDPSRTFLWILSRTPTLDDATYQGILDRLPAKGYDPARLELMPQFPAQSP, encoded by the coding sequence ATGGATCTGCGACTGCTTGGAGGAATGGTCAGCGTGATGCTCGGTCTGGGGAGTCTTTCGGGCTGCCAGTTGTTTACGCCAGGCCCGCCGCTGGAGACGGTGGCCAGCGTGGATATCGCCCGGTACATGGGCACGTGGTACGAAATCGCCAAGTACCCTAACGGATTCGAACAAGGCTGCTTCGGCGTGACGGCGGAATACACCTTGCGCGACGATGGAACCGTTCGCGTCGTCAACGTTTGTCGCAACGCCGACGGCACGCGCAACGAGCGCAGCATCGAGGGCTTCGCGACCGTTGCGGATCCGGCCACCAATTCAAAACTGACGGTTTACTTTTTCTTCCCGTTCGGCGCCCCCTACTGGATCATTGACCTGGACGAAGATTACCAGTACGCCGTCGTCGGCGACCCGAGTCGCACGTTTCTGTGGATTCTTAGTCGCACGCCCACGCTCGACGACGCCACCTATCAGGGCATCCTCGATCGGCTTCCGGCCAAGGGCTACGATCCCGCGCGACTGGAGCTGATGCCGCAGTTCCCCGCGCAATCGCCCTGA
- a CDS encoding fasciclin domain-containing protein yields the protein MTRFKVNVLNVCVCLVGFAASQASAAQKNIVETAVAAGSFKTLATALKAADLIDTLSGEGPFTVLAPTDAAFAKLPAGALDNLLKNKDQLRAVLFQHVVSGKAMSKDVVKMTSIKTLLGQTVPVDASKGVRIGGATVTQPDIACSNGVIHVIDTVLLPKNDIVETARNAGSFKTLLTALDAAGLTDTLRSEGPFTVFAPTDDAFAKLPKGTLDSLLKDKKKLASILTYHVVPGRVMAADVVKLKEAKTVQGQSVKIDASSGVQVDGARVIKPDVRAENGVIHVIDTVILPK from the coding sequence ATGACGAGATTCAAAGTGAACGTATTGAACGTTTGTGTCTGCCTGGTCGGCTTCGCCGCGTCACAGGCTTCTGCGGCGCAGAAGAACATCGTCGAGACGGCCGTTGCTGCCGGGAGCTTCAAGACCCTGGCGACTGCCCTGAAAGCCGCGGACCTGATCGACACGTTGAGCGGCGAGGGTCCGTTCACCGTTCTCGCGCCGACGGACGCGGCCTTTGCCAAGCTGCCGGCCGGAGCGCTCGACAATCTGTTGAAGAACAAAGATCAGCTTCGCGCCGTGTTGTTTCAGCACGTCGTATCCGGCAAGGCGATGTCGAAGGATGTCGTGAAGATGACATCGATCAAGACGCTGCTCGGTCAGACGGTGCCGGTCGATGCGAGCAAGGGCGTTCGGATCGGTGGCGCGACGGTGACCCAGCCGGACATCGCATGCAGCAACGGCGTCATTCACGTGATCGACACGGTTCTGCTGCCGAAGAACGATATCGTTGAGACGGCGCGCAACGCGGGCAGTTTCAAGACGCTGCTGACCGCGCTGGATGCCGCCGGCCTGACGGACACGCTGCGCTCGGAAGGCCCGTTCACGGTGTTCGCGCCGACCGATGATGCGTTCGCCAAGCTGCCCAAGGGCACGCTCGATTCGCTGCTGAAGGACAAGAAGAAGCTCGCCTCGATTCTCACCTACCACGTCGTGCCCGGGCGGGTGATGGCGGCGGATGTCGTCAAGCTGAAGGAGGCGAAGACCGTTCAGGGTCAGTCGGTCAAGATCGATGCGAGCAGCGGGGTGCAGGTGGACGGCGCACGCGTGATCAAGCCCGACGTGCGAGCCGAGAACGGCGTCATCCACGTGATCGATACGGTGATTCTGCCGAAGTAA
- a CDS encoding PQQ-binding-like beta-propeller repeat protein has product MTVGSGGGLAVRAEERGCWPQWRGPNRDATLAGASTWPDDLKGLSLQWRESLGPGYGGPIVWGDQVFTVETRAEKDEVVRALDRSSGQERWRASWAGAMRVPFFARRNGDWIRATPACDGESLYVAGMRDVLVCLNTQDGAERWRVDFPAKLGTPLPSFGFVSSPLIVGDHLYVQAGGALVKLNKKSGEIVWRTLEDGGGMSSAFSSPVVATIQGRRQLVVQTREMLAGIDPDNGAVLWKQKVPSYRGMNILTPTVVGDGLFTSTYKNKTFFYSVRRAEAGFEVAQSWTLPGQGYMSSPVVIDGHAYLHLGNGRLSCIDLKTGEQTWRSRPFGQYWSMVARGDRILALDERGELLLIAADPRQFRLLDRHEVSESEAWAHLAVCDNQVFVRDLNGISVYMWK; this is encoded by the coding sequence ATGACGGTTGGGTCAGGCGGGGGCCTGGCGGTCCGCGCTGAAGAGCGCGGCTGCTGGCCGCAGTGGCGCGGTCCGAATCGCGATGCCACGCTCGCCGGCGCATCGACGTGGCCGGATGATCTGAAGGGTTTGTCGCTTCAATGGCGTGAGTCGCTGGGTCCCGGCTATGGCGGTCCGATTGTCTGGGGGGATCAGGTGTTCACGGTGGAGACCCGCGCCGAGAAGGACGAAGTTGTGCGCGCGTTGGACCGGTCGAGCGGTCAAGAGCGCTGGCGCGCGTCGTGGGCGGGGGCGATGCGTGTACCGTTTTTCGCACGGCGCAACGGAGACTGGATCCGCGCGACGCCGGCATGCGACGGCGAATCGCTTTACGTCGCCGGAATGCGCGACGTTCTCGTGTGCCTGAACACGCAGGATGGCGCGGAGCGGTGGCGCGTCGATTTCCCGGCGAAACTGGGCACGCCGCTCCCTTCGTTCGGATTCGTGTCTTCACCGCTGATCGTCGGGGATCATCTTTACGTTCAGGCCGGCGGCGCCCTCGTCAAGCTCAATAAAAAGTCGGGGGAGATCGTCTGGCGGACTCTGGAAGACGGCGGAGGAATGAGCAGCGCGTTTTCATCCCCGGTCGTGGCCACGATTCAAGGTCGGCGGCAGCTTGTCGTCCAGACAAGGGAAATGCTGGCCGGCATCGATCCGGACAACGGCGCCGTGTTGTGGAAGCAGAAGGTTCCCTCGTATCGCGGCATGAACATCCTGACGCCGACGGTCGTCGGCGACGGGCTGTTTACCAGTACGTACAAAAACAAGACGTTTTTCTACTCCGTGCGCCGCGCGGAGGCCGGTTTCGAGGTGGCGCAGTCGTGGACATTGCCCGGTCAGGGTTACATGTCTTCGCCCGTTGTCATCGATGGGCACGCCTACTTGCACCTGGGGAACGGCCGGTTGAGCTGCATCGATCTGAAAACCGGCGAGCAGACGTGGCGTTCGCGCCCGTTCGGGCAATACTGGAGCATGGTCGCGCGGGGGGATCGTATCCTTGCGTTGGATGAACGCGGTGAGCTGCTGTTGATCGCGGCCGATCCGCGGCAGTTTCGGCTCCTGGATCGGCACGAAGTGAGCGAAAGCGAAGCGTGGGCGCATCTGGCGGTGTGTGACAATCAAGTCTTTGTGCGGGATCTGAACGGGATTTCTGTCTACATGTGGAAGTGA